The following nucleotide sequence is from Natronosalvus caseinilyticus.
CGAGTTTAACCGTCGTCGAGGAGCCACGGAAATTCTCGCTAAACTGTTTTTCGGTGGAAGAGTAGACGTTTCCTTCGGTGACGAACCACGCGAGTAAGTCGAGGAAATCGTCCCCATCGTAGGTTCGAGGAATCCACTTGCGACCCGATTCTCGGTGGACGAAACTCGTCTCACACACGCTCTCGATGTACTCGCGGTGGTCCTCGAATTCGTCGGCAGTAAAGACGTAGCCTGTCTGACCGACGTCGGCCTTGGGTACGCGCCGCGGCGTCCAGCCGAGTTCCGCGGTGAACGTGTGGCCGTGTACCAATGGTCGGACCCAGACTTCGTACTCGCCGTCGATCAGGCGAGTGAGGTCGACGTCCTCGAGGTCCTCGCCGTCCGGACCCTCCCAGTCGTGCGGGAGTTCGTAGTTCGTTGCACGGTCGAGATCGCCAGCTTCCACGAAGTGATAGGCATCTTCAGTGATTCCATTACACTCGTTCTTCCGAACGAGCATTCGATGATTCGGCGTGACGCTGAAGTCGATTTTGCTCGTCTGGATGTCGACAAGTTCGTCCTCGTAATCCGGATACGCGTGTGTCTCGACGACCGGCTTGCGTTCCATCTGCATCGTCTCTGGGTCGAGCGAATACACGTCGTCACCGACCTCAAGTTCCCTGATGTTTCGAACACCGTTTGGCGTGAGCACCTCCGTATCCGGCGTGAAACAGTTCATGATAACCTTCACCGCCCCCTGCTGGCGGTCGTACTGTTCGTACTCGAGGCTACCCGGTTCGTGCTCGTTCCGGAGCGACTTCTTCTCCTCGCGCTCGGCCAGCAACTCGGTGATCATCTCGCGCATGACGCCGTCGGGTTCCTGCCGGAAGTGGGTCGGCTCCGGAGTCGTGGGCGCCACGAACGTCTCCCCGTCGTACTCGTCGGGGTCGACTCTCGTCTCCGGGGAGGCGTTGATCGTCGTCATGCACATCGGGTACAGGCTCTTCAGGTCGAGCACGGTTACGTTCTCCTTGACGCCCGTAATTGGCTCGAAGACGGCCCCTCCCTCGTACTCCTCGCCCGCCTCTTGCTGCCCCTTCGAGGGAAGGGCGAATCGCCCGTGAGCCTCGTGGAGGACGTACATGTCCACGGTATCACCGGGAGTGGGCGCGTCCTCGAGCTTACAACCGACGAAGGTACGCACCTCGTCCCAGAAGGCGACGATCTCCTGCTGGCGGTCGAGTTCGACGCAGAGCTCCACGTCCCGGAGGTTGTACTCGAGCAGGCGGGTGGGATCGTCCTCCCAGAGGTCCCCGATCGACCCGGCGTAGCGCTCTTTACCCACACCCAACTCGGCCTCGCCCACCGCGTCGAGGCGGTAAGAATCGAGTTCCGAGAAGACCATTCGCTGGTAGCCGTAGAGCAGGTCGAAGACGACCCGGCCCTTGATGTCCGGGCCACCCCAGTTGCTCCGCCAGACCTCGTTCACGCGAGAGAGCCGGTCCGGGTCCAGGTCGTAGTCGTGATGCGGTCCCTCCAGCACCTCAAGTCGGTCGAGGAAGTAGGGAGCGTCGAAGTCGTCGAAGTTCCACCCAGTCAGGACGTCTGGATCAGTTTCATCGATGTAATCGAGAAACGCCTCGAGCATCGCCTCCTCGTCCTCGAACGCACGGACCTCGTGGTCGATGTCGCCTTCGATTGGCTCGTAGTTCTCGAGGGCCGCCGGCGGCTCGCCGTCGCCGTCGTCCGCCTCGAAGATCCAGAGGATGTACTCGTCGCGATAGGAGTCGTGGCTGGCCAGACAGATGATCGGCTCCTCGCCGTCCTCGGGGAAGCCGTTCCGGTCGTCGACCTCGATGTCGAACGTCTGGACGCGCTGGTCGGCGTCGACCTCGCAGGCCTCGAGTTCGTCGTGGGGGACGACGAGACTCCCGTCGTCCGCTCGTCGCTTGGGCAGGCGAATCCCGCTGCGGATGTCCTTATCGATCAACAATCGGTTGGGAAACAGGATGTCAGCCTCGTAATGGTCGAACTCGTCGCGCATCTGGCCGACGTCGCGGGGCGTCTGGCCGAAGATCTTGGTCAGTCGCTCGCCGCGAATACTCTCGTATGGTTCCCCATCTGCTCCCGTCTCTTCCCAGCCGGTGATCCGGTCGTGGCGCTCGAGGGCATCCTCCTCGAGCGTCTCGGTCGGCGCGTAGAAGTACGGCCGAAAGCCGAGTACCTTCACGTGCTCGAGGTCGTTCTCGCGCGTGCGTCCGAAAACGTGCACGATCGGGAACTCGTCGTCGCCGTAGCCCGACACGGTGTAGTCGACCTGCATCACGGCGAGTTCGAGCGTCCCGTCGGGTTCCGGGAGCGTCTCCGTTTGCACGTCGATCACCTCGCTGCCGAGCGCGCCGCCGTTGCCGGCGACGTGTACGGCTTCCTCGTCGGGGCGTTCGTCGGCCTCGTCGTCCGACGCCGAGAACGCATCCAGCCCTGCCTGGCCCGCGTCAGTCATGGTGTCGGCTTTGGCAGTCACCGGATAAAAACCCACGCGAATTGGCTTTCGGGCTCTAACTCACGTTGTCTGCTCACAATCCGGACGTGGTAGTGTTCTGACAGGGGGCAACAAGACATTTAACGTGGTAACACATAGCACATAACGAGGTACATGCCGTGTCTATCCA
It contains:
- a CDS encoding DNA polymerase domain-containing protein; translation: MTDAGQAGLDAFSASDDEADERPDEEAVHVAGNGGALGSEVIDVQTETLPEPDGTLELAVMQVDYTVSGYGDDEFPIVHVFGRTRENDLEHVKVLGFRPYFYAPTETLEEDALERHDRITGWEETGADGEPYESIRGERLTKIFGQTPRDVGQMRDEFDHYEADILFPNRLLIDKDIRSGIRLPKRRADDGSLVVPHDELEACEVDADQRVQTFDIEVDDRNGFPEDGEEPIICLASHDSYRDEYILWIFEADDGDGEPPAALENYEPIEGDIDHEVRAFEDEEAMLEAFLDYIDETDPDVLTGWNFDDFDAPYFLDRLEVLEGPHHDYDLDPDRLSRVNEVWRSNWGGPDIKGRVVFDLLYGYQRMVFSELDSYRLDAVGEAELGVGKERYAGSIGDLWEDDPTRLLEYNLRDVELCVELDRQQEIVAFWDEVRTFVGCKLEDAPTPGDTVDMYVLHEAHGRFALPSKGQQEAGEEYEGGAVFEPITGVKENVTVLDLKSLYPMCMTTINASPETRVDPDEYDGETFVAPTTPEPTHFRQEPDGVMREMITELLAEREEKKSLRNEHEPGSLEYEQYDRQQGAVKVIMNCFTPDTEVLTPNGVRNIRELEVGDDVYSLDPETMQMERKPVVETHAYPDYEDELVDIQTSKIDFSVTPNHRMLVRKNECNGITEDAYHFVEAGDLDRATNYELPHDWEGPDGEDLEDVDLTRLIDGEYEVWVRPLVHGHTFTAELGWTPRRVPKADVGQTGYVFTADEFEDHREYIESVCETSFVHRESGRKWIPRTYDGDDFLDLLAWFVTEGNVYSSTEKQFSENFRGSSTTVKLAQNELPVADGGVDHHATIGELLDAMGFDHYVDDQSYTFTSKLLGDLFTDLCGSGSFEKRIPEFVFDLSRRQKRRFLETLVDGDGDRQIDSWRYTTSSDRLRDDVLRLCAHLGITASYNQDSGSWRVYATERSKNTLRMHRSSSRSTATNGVYCVTVADNHTLLAGRNGKFQFVGQSLYGVSGWERFRLYDKEAASAITATGREVIEFTETAANELEYEVSYGDTDSVMLELGPEVTKEEAIEQSFEIEEYVNGRYDDFAREELNAEFHRFQIEFEKLYRRFFQAGTKKRYAGHIVWKEGKDVDDIDITGFEYKRSDIAPITKEVQHRVIEMIVRDGDIEGVEEYVAEIIEDFEEGDVSLEEIAIPGGIGKRLDNYDTDTAHVRGAKYANLLLGTNFDRGSKPKRLYLERVDPAFFRRVEDEQGLDPHTDPVYGAFKRDPDVICFEYDDQVPEAFAVDYDKMLEKTLKGPIERILEALDMSWEEVKSGQTQTGLDSFM